From a region of the Marasmius oreades isolate 03SP1 chromosome 7, whole genome shotgun sequence genome:
- a CDS encoding uncharacterized protein (CAZy:GH5), with product MLLPLGLLLLLSPLVNAKQQCRLRANNRNLFNDPSFPSTTTFGNGSSPTSTGGNGNASGSSPSSVPTRPPFNYGVAPVRGVNLGGWLVLEPWITPSIFDNTGDDSIVDEYTLGQKRNDEEMRKILQNHWDTWITEDDFRQIQEAGLNHVRIPVGYWSVPLTSSDTTGPTDVSPYISGAWPYLLRGLNWAAAHNVHVIVDLHGAPGSQNGYDNSGQRTDDPRWAYNSANVSRTIDTLKFIAREIGGMIDVVELLNESAGFRSSQWLDITRQFWLDGYQAVREAGGNSFSVMIGDAFQGVQNWGNFMKPPSAEGVLMDFHQYQIFSNQELARSFDEHVSFTCGLKSVNINYATNNLWTVMGEWSNAVTDCAKYLNGRGVGIRWEGTRVQDDMHRFGSCDTFTGSYKGFSNDYKTFLRRYFEAQIDVGEAVQGWVYWTWKAEIADEWSYQKGLEGGWIPKDPSDRLYPNICP from the exons ATGTTACTACCGTTGGGTCTACTACTTCTTCTATCACCTCTCGTAAATGCAAAACAACAATGTCGACTTCGAGCAAATAATCGTAATCTTTTCAACGATCCTTCATTTCCATCAACCACGACGTTCGGGAACGGTTCATCTCCAACCAGCACGGGTGGCAATGGGAATGCTAGTGGTAGTTCTCCGAGCTCTGTACCGACGCGGCCACCGTTCAATTATGGCGTAGCACCTGTACGAGGGGTGAATTT AGGAGGTTGGTTGGTTTTGGAG CCTTGGATAACACCCAGTATTTTCGACAATACAGGGGACGACTCGATTGTGGATGAATACACGCTTGGGCAGAAGAGAAATGATGAAGAAATGCGCAAGATATTACAAAACCATTGGGACACG TGGATAACAGAAGACGATTTTCGACAAATCCAGGAAGCTGGTTTGAACCACGTTCG GATACCGGTGGGATACTGGTCTGTTCCGCTAACATCCAGCGACACGACTGGTCCTACGGACGTATCACCATACATTTCAGGAGCCTGGCCATACCTTTTACGTGGACTGAACTGGGCTGCAGCCCACAACGTTCACGTTATCGTCGATTTACACGGCGCACCCGGTTCACAGAACGGATATGATAACTCGGGTCAAAGAACTGACGATCCACGATGGGCATATAACTCCGCGAACGTCTCGAGGACGATTGACACACTCAAATTCATTGCAAGAGAGATTGGGGGAATGATAGATGTAGTGGAGTTGTTGAACGAGTCTGCTGGGTTTCGATCGTCACAGTGGTTGGACATTACAAGGCAGTTTTGGCTAGACGGTTATCAGGCCGTCAGAGAAGCTGGAGGGAATAGTTTCAGTGTTATGATAGGAGATGCGTTTCAGGGAGTGCAA AACTGGGGAAATTTCATGAAGCCTCCGAGTGCAGAAGGCGTTCTGATGGATTTC CATCAGTACCAAATCTTCAGCAACCAAGAGCTTGCTCGGTCCTTCGATGAACATGTTTCG TTCACCTGTGGTTTGAAGAGCGTCAATATCAACTACGCCACCAACAACCTCTGGACGGTCATGGGTGAATGGTCAAATGCAGTGACCGACTGCGCCAAATATCTGAATGGACGAGGTGTCGGTATCCGTTGGGAAGGCACCAGGGTACAAGACGATATGCACAGGTTTGGTTCGTGCGACACATTCACAGGAAGTTATAAAGGTTTCTCGAATGATTATAAGACCTTCCTTCGGAG ATATTTTGAAGCACAAATTGACGTCGGAGAGGCAGTTCAAGGATGG GTATACTGGACTTGGAAG GCAGAGATTGCGGACGAGTGGAGCTACCAGAAGGGATTAGAGGGTGGTTGGATACCCAAGGATCCTTCCGATAGACTGTATCCGAACATCTGTCCATAA
- a CDS encoding uncharacterized protein (BUSCO:EOG09262HQM) has protein sequence MATANRQSKTQRKGATNSAQRPPAWSGTRGSPTFSPANPPRPTTNSSNVPNQSAVAVSSPLAQTNGTRSDNPSDRVIQALSGLTGTTITLLTKTGQRYEGVILSTNNEGDTTGVTLKDVKEISITGSPLKDQLFITSTNIDTWQSGPADAKLTNGDSFRTDTDISSRKVGGTERELQAWQAPADSSNNAGASGGLGDDVTFGAVANGSWDQFAVNEKLFNITTSFDEDLYTTKLDRNAADYKERERKAQKIANEIISATTSNSHVAEERNQADDSGINEEDKYGAVVRGANAYVPPGARKTGAAPANAPKADVPKVSVNAPDGAAVSSQTDASASSSKGTSPSPAPSNSKPPADPLPAFRDFVTNEKQRLTQKRQALVKSEMDKRMADLVKFSQSFKLNKPIPEDLVSILAKDEDKQKQIREKSSKDASSTQARQIGPSSTTQQIPARGPQLTSAKVMEAVRKPTANTAAAPGPAKATVANSKTESSKPQKPAMYIQPIPAFRGSKTKQNSQAPTTNGATPPTTQSTTKSTSPSPATNAAAAAAAANNRLNVNASSFRPNPKGVASPSTSTQTLASASASPKPKEAVVAGPTTPNQFFGSRPVKKGLPVNVKDDFNPFKTGKVTDAHAVSGIWPYTGKRYMQMFPAPQHPPQQHSPHMAPPMAPAIPPPSYEEDSAAQAAARGYMYYPPYYPGQPMMPGMPPPGPPGAFMPSPYMQPMPYPPGMPPPNAMYGPPPGMGQMPPGAYMAPPPPPGTYPPPPNGAGPRPSMPPTPIPAHAHPYYHHSPQLQHAVPYPMMMPPPNVPHPYEGAPAPPVQMGGHA, from the exons ATGGCCACAGCTAACCGACAATCTAAAACGCAACGAAAAGGTGCAACCAATTCGGCTCA GCGTCCTCCAGCCTGGTCAGGCACGAGAGGTTCTCCCACTTTTTCGCCTGCGAATCCTCCTCGCCCTACCACCAACTCGAGCAATGTTCCCAACCAGAGCGCTGTCGCTGTCTCCTCTCCTCTTGCCCAAACGAATGGAACTCGTTCAGATAATCCAAGTGACCGCGTTATTCAGGCTCTCTCAGGGTTAACG GGCACAACGATCACCTTGTTGACCAAGACCGGACAACGTTATGAGGGTGTTATTTTATCAACGAATAACGAAGGTGATACTACTGGCGTTACACTCAAAGACGTCAAGGAAATATCCATTACCGGAAGCCCTCTCAAAGACCAGCTCTTTATTACATCGACCAATATTGACACCTGGCAGTCTGGACCAGCCGATGCTAAACTGACAAACGGCGACT CCTTCCGAACCGATACTGATATATCTTCAAGGAAGGTTGGCGGTACTGAACGTGAGCTACAAGCGTGGCAAGCGCCTGCCGATAGCTCCAACAACGCCGGGGCATCAGGAGGCCTCGGCGACGATGTTACTTTCGGAGCTGTAGCGAATGGCTCATGGGATCAGTTCGCTGTTAATGAGAAGCTGTTCAATATCACCACCAGCTTTGATGAAGACCTGTACACCACCAAACTCGATCGCAATGCTGCTGATTACAAGGAGAGGGAACGGAAAGCTCAGAAAATTGCGAATGAGATCATTAGT GCGACGACATCCAATTCTCACGTCGCGGAAGAGCGGAATCAAGCGGATGACAGTGGTATCAACGAGGAAGACAA ATATGGTGCTGTCGTTCGAGGTGCCAACGCCTACGTACCACCAGGTGCTAGGAAGACAGGCGCGGCTCCGGCAAATGCCCCAAAGGCAGACGTGCCCAAGGTTTCAGTCAATGCCCCTGATGGCGCTGCTGTTTCATCGCAAACAGACGCATCAGCGTCATCGTCGAAAGGAACATCGCCTTCGCCTGCTCCCTCAAACTCGAAG CCACCTGCAGATCCTTTACCTGCTTTCCGGGACTTTGTTACCAATGAAAAACAAAGACTGACGCAGAAGAGGCAGGCATTGGTAAAGAGTGAGATGGACAAGAGAATGGCAGATTTGGTCAAATTCAGCCAGAGTTTCAAG CTCAACAAGCCCATTCCAGAGGATTTGGTTTCGATATTGGCCAAAGACGAGGACAAGCAGAAGCAGATAAGAGAGAAGTCCTCCAAGGACGCCTCTTCGACTCAGGCGCGTCAGATTGGTCCCTCCAGCACCACTCAGCAAATTCCTGCCCGTGGACCACAGCTCACAAGTGCCAAAGTCATGGAAGCCGTTCGTAAACCCACTGCAAATACTGCTGCTGCCCCAGGTCCTGCCAAGGCCACTGTCGCAAATTCCAAAACGGAGTCGAGCAAGCCTCAAAAACCGGCCATGTATATTCAACCTATTCCAGCATTCAGGGGATCGAAGACAAAACAAAATTCGCAGGCGCCTACGACAAACGGTGCTACGCCTCCGACGACTCAGTCTACAACGAAATCTACATCACCTAGTCCTGCAACCAATGCGGCAGCGGCAGCAGCGGCGGCCAATAATAGGTTGAATGTCAACGCATCTTCGTTTAGACCAAACCCCAAG GGTGTCGCATCTCCCAGCACATCGACACAGACTCTTGCATCCGCTTCCGCATCACCCAAGCCCAAGGAAGCTGTAGTTGCT GGTCCTACTACCCCGAACCAATTCTTTGGATCGCGACCAGTTAAGAAGGGTCTACCTGTTAATGTCAAGGATGATTTCAATCCTTTCAAGACCGGAAAGGTTACAGATGCCCACGCTGTTT CTGGTATTTGGCCTTACACCGGCAAACGTTACATGCAAATGTTCCCTGCTCCCCAGCATCCCCCTCAACAACACTCGCCTCACATGGCTCCTCCCATGGCCCCTGCTATCCCTCCTCCTTCGTACGAAGAGGACTCTGCGGCGCAAGCGGCAGCACGCGGATATATGTACTACCCACCCTATTATCCCGGACAG CCTATGATGCCTGGTATGCCACCCCCTGGTCCGCCAGGTGCCTTTATGCCATCACCATATATGCAACCTATGCCTTATCCTCCCGGTATGCCTCCACCAAATG CAATGTATGGCCCTCCCCCTGGAATGGGACAAATGCCGC CCGGTGCCTACATggctccacctccacctccaggAACTTATCCACCTCCGCCCAACGGTGCAGGACCCAGACCATCTATGCCCCCGACACCTATTCCAGCACATGCCCATCCCTACTATCATCATAGCCCCCAAC TTCAACATGCAGTTCCTTATCCGATGATGATGCCTCCTCCCAACGTACCGCACCCGTATGAAGGTGCACCAGCGCCCCCGGTGCAGATGGGCGGACATGCATAG